From one Misgurnus anguillicaudatus chromosome 2, ASM2758022v2, whole genome shotgun sequence genomic stretch:
- the LOC129442713 gene encoding vesicle-trafficking protein SEC22b-A, with product MVLLTMIFRVADGLPLAASMQDDDQSGRDLQKYQSQAKQLCRKLNEQSPARCTLEAGTMCFHYAIEKGVCYLALCEAGFPKKLAFAYLEDLEGEFSEQYGMKVSSVSRPYSFIEFDTYIQKAKKSYIDSRARRNLGNINTELQDVQRIMVANIEEVLQRGEALSALDSKAANLSSLSKKYRSDAKYLNTRSTYAKVAAGSVIFITLLVYVRFWWL from the exons ATGGTGTTGCTGACGATGATTTTTCGAGTCGCCGACGGGTTGCCACTTGCTGCATCTATGCAAGATGATGACCAG TCTGGACGAGACCTACAGAAGTATCAGAGTCAAGCCAAGCAGCTTTGTCGAAAACTGAATGAACAGAGTCCTGCACGATGTACTTTAGAAGCAGGTACCATGTGCTTTCA CTATGCCATTGAGAAAGGAGTGTGTTACTTGGCCTTATGTGAAGCAGGATTCCCAAAAAAACTGGCATTTGCTTATCTAGAGGATCTTGAAGGAGAATTCAGTGAGCAGTATGGGATGAAGGTCTCATCAGTATCACGGCCATACTCTTTTATTGAATTTG ACACATACATACAGAAGGCCAAAAAATCGTACATTGACAGCAGGGCACGAAGAAATTTAGGCAACATCAATACAGAGTTGCAAGACGTCCAAAGAATTATGGTTGCCAATATAGAAGAGGTTCTCCAGCGTGGTGAAGCCTTGTCTG CTTTGGATTCCAAAGCTGCTAACCTGTCCAGTCTGTCGAAGAAATACCGCAGCGATGCCAAATATCTCAACACACGGTCCACCTATGCTAAAGTAGCTGCCGGTTCTGTCATTTTCATTACACTCCTTGTCTATGTACGATTCTGGTGGCTGTGA